Proteins from a single region of Bacteroidota bacterium:
- a CDS encoding DUF1905 domain-containing protein produces MVTFNAVIKKFGSMGEKTGWTYVEIPAKYAELLNPGVKTSFRVKGKLDNLAVKQLALIPMGEGDFIIPLNAGMRKNLGKRSGNSLQIVLTLDNSPFSFSSDFIACLEDEPGAKKFFDTLPGSHQRYFSKWIDSAKTDETKAKRIAMAVTALAQHLGYAEMIRANKKIK; encoded by the coding sequence ATGGTAACTTTTAATGCGGTAATCAAAAAATTTGGTTCCATGGGTGAAAAGACCGGATGGACATATGTTGAAATTCCGGCAAAGTATGCCGAATTGCTTAACCCGGGGGTAAAGACATCTTTCAGGGTGAAGGGCAAACTTGATAACCTGGCAGTTAAGCAGCTGGCGCTTATTCCAATGGGTGAGGGAGATTTCATCATACCGCTTAATGCCGGCATGCGTAAAAATTTAGGCAAAAGAAGTGGAAATTCATTACAAATAGTATTAACTTTAGATAATAGTCCCTTTTCATTTTCTTCAGATTTTATAGCTTGTCTGGAAGATGAACCCGGGGCGAAAAAATTTTTTGATACATTACCCGGCTCACACCAACGTTATTTTTCAAAATGGATTGATTCAGCAAAAACTGATGAAACTAAAGCAAAACGAATTGCAATGGCTGTTACCGCTTTAGCTCAACATTTAGGATATGCTGAAATGATCCGAGCAAACAAAAAAATAAAATAA
- a CDS encoding carboxypeptidase-like regulatory domain-containing protein, translating to MNRILTLIFLLAGLYSAALGQTGTIRGFVYDEENGEPVPFVNVIVAKTDNIGAPSDINGFFSIPDVPVGQQTLVLTYIGYDSLVYPVTVEAGKILNVKLNMKQSGVDLDVVTISSKTTSKLEEIQISTTTITPLQIKRLPSVGGEPDLAQYLQVLPGVIFTGDQGGQLYIRGGSPIQNKVLLDGMVIYNPFHSIGLFSVFETDIIRNVDVYTGGFSSEYGDRISAVVDITTKDGNKNETQGEVSVSPFLARFLLEGPIKKSTNKSSSLTYILTAKHSYLDKSSKIIYPYVNSQEGILGNNGIPYTFTDVYGKISLNSESGNKLNVFGFNYRDSVNYSDITTFKWNSIGGGTNFVIVPSESNMLIEGVFAYSNYTMVQNEADGKPRNSFVGGFNGGVDFTYYQPHGDVQYGVEVIGFETNYEFFNRLGVKYEQQQFTTELGTYVKFRRSFNKKFVIEPSLRIQYYASLSEFSPEPRIGMKYNITDRVRIKFAGGLYSQNLISTKSDRDVVNLFTGFLSGPDDDLYTIDGEEAKSKLQRSTHAIAGIEFDPSDYIEVNIEPYIKYFNQLIEINRKKTTLRDPDFATETGQAYGIDFSLKYERKAVYLWMAYSLGFIERNDGEQVYPPHYDRRHNLNLVATYTVKRLWEFSARWNLGSGFPFTQTAGFYESVDFLDGISTDYTTTNGSLGIIYDEDLNGGRLPYYHRLDLAVKRNIYFVNKNKIEINAGVTNVYNRENIFYFDRVRYERINQLPILPSLSISYAF from the coding sequence ATGAATCGAATTTTAACCTTAATTTTCCTTTTAGCAGGCTTATACAGCGCAGCTCTTGGCCAAACCGGAACCATTCGCGGATTTGTTTATGACGAAGAAAACGGTGAACCTGTTCCCTTTGTGAATGTAATTGTCGCAAAAACAGACAATATCGGTGCACCGTCTGATATCAATGGATTTTTCTCGATTCCTGATGTACCGGTAGGTCAGCAAACCCTCGTATTAACCTATATCGGTTACGATTCACTCGTTTATCCTGTAACTGTTGAAGCGGGTAAAATATTAAATGTGAAGTTGAATATGAAGCAATCGGGTGTTGATTTAGATGTAGTAACCATCTCATCAAAAACTACTTCTAAACTGGAAGAAATTCAGATTTCCACAACTACAATTACACCTTTACAAATAAAACGTTTGCCATCAGTAGGTGGTGAACCGGATCTTGCGCAATATTTACAAGTTTTACCGGGCGTGATTTTTACGGGCGACCAGGGCGGACAACTCTACATTCGTGGTGGTAGTCCGATACAAAATAAGGTGTTGTTAGATGGAATGGTAATTTACAACCCCTTCCACTCTATCGGTTTATTTTCGGTTTTCGAAACTGATATTATCCGAAATGTTGATGTATATACAGGAGGTTTTAGTTCTGAGTATGGTGACCGTATTTCTGCTGTTGTAGATATCACCACAAAAGATGGTAATAAAAACGAAACCCAGGGTGAAGTTTCGGTAAGTCCCTTTTTAGCACGTTTTTTATTGGAAGGACCTATTAAAAAATCAACAAATAAATCATCGAGTTTAACTTACATTTTAACAGCAAAACATTCATATTTAGATAAATCGTCTAAAATTATTTATCCTTATGTAAATAGTCAGGAAGGTATTTTAGGTAATAATGGCATTCCATATACATTTACAGATGTATACGGTAAAATATCATTGAATTCGGAATCGGGAAATAAATTAAATGTATTTGGTTTTAATTACAGAGATAGTGTTAATTATTCTGATATCACCACATTTAAATGGAATTCAATTGGTGGTGGAACAAACTTTGTGATTGTTCCTTCTGAATCGAATATGCTGATTGAAGGGGTGTTTGCCTACTCGAATTATACCATGGTTCAAAACGAAGCTGATGGTAAGCCGCGCAATAGTTTTGTGGGTGGATTTAATGGCGGGGTTGACTTCACGTATTACCAGCCCCATGGTGATGTGCAGTATGGTGTAGAGGTAATTGGTTTTGAAACAAATTATGAATTTTTTAACCGACTAGGTGTTAAATATGAGCAACAGCAATTTACAACCGAGTTAGGAACTTATGTAAAATTCAGAAGATCATTCAATAAAAAATTCGTGATTGAACCAAGTTTACGCATTCAGTATTATGCATCACTCAGTGAGTTTTCACCTGAGCCACGAATTGGTATGAAATATAATATTACTGATCGTGTGCGGATAAAATTTGCCGGTGGTTTATACAGTCAGAATTTAATTTCTACAAAAAGCGACCGCGACGTGGTGAATTTATTCACAGGATTTTTATCAGGACCGGATGATGATTTATATACAATTGATGGTGAAGAAGCTAAATCAAAATTACAACGTTCAACACATGCCATTGCCGGTATTGAATTTGATCCGTCTGATTATATAGAAGTAAATATTGAACCATATATCAAATATTTTAACCAGCTTATTGAAATTAACCGCAAAAAAACAACTTTACGTGACCCGGATTTTGCAACAGAAACAGGTCAGGCTTATGGAATTGATTTTTCATTAAAATATGAACGCAAAGCAGTTTATTTATGGATGGCCTACTCATTGGGCTTTATTGAACGTAACGACGGCGAGCAGGTATATCCGCCGCATTACGACAGACGACACAATTTAAACCTGGTAGCAACGTATACGGTAAAACGTTTATGGGAGTTTAGTGCAAGATGGAATTTAGGATCAGGATTTCCTTTTACACAAACTGCAGGTTTTTATGAAAGTGTTGACTTTTTGGATGGTATTAGCACAGATTATACCACCACAAACGGCTCTTTAGGTATTATTTATGATGAAGATTTAAACGGTGGACGTTTACCTTATTACCACCGCCTTGATTTAGCAGTAAAACGTAATATTTACTTTGTAAATAAAAATAAGATTGAAATTAATGCGGGTGTTACCAATGTTTACAATCGCGAAAATATATTTTATTTCGATAGAGTAAGATATGAGCGTATTAATCAGTTGCCGATATTACCATCGTTGTCTATATCTTATGCTTTTTAA